The window CTGAAGACGAGGCGAAAGCAGAGGCCGAGGAGGTGAGAGATACAAGCTTgcacattttcatatattgGATATCGTAACAATGTATTGTGTCGAGTGGGGAATATCTTTTCACTGTCCGCGTCTTCagttggttaaaggttgacttgcaacaaaattcacattacagttatttggtatcaaaagattcaccatgtcttactctgttgtgttgtaagtgccaaatatgtggaaatgtgattacaagctcttaaaagctcaaaaacgaacagaaaatcgcagccacacgagaccgccgtagtttggattctctttccaaaacttttctattttgttgcaagtcaacctttaactatagTTGGTGGCTGCGACCAGCTTACTCAAACTCCTTGCCTGATTGAATTTTGATATGAATTACTTTCATAACAGGCTTGTTTCAGCAAACattaaatcattttaaaaaaccGGTCGCAATATTTTATATACCATTTGTTAATCCTGCATTGCAATCACTGTCAAATTTTAAACATGATCAACACTTACAAGTATATATTGCAGCTGCGCACTGCTTTGGAAATCTATTAAGTCTATCTTTCTGCATTTATTAACACCTGAAAATAGCTGTGCTGGAGACATGTGCTACGATGTATGTGTCCGATAGGGTTATCTTGTTGTTTTATTCTAAAATTTTCAGCAAGTAACATGCGGATTGTTACTTTTATGTATTGTCTTTACATCATGTAAAAGTTACGTCAAAGCATTTACATCAAAGTAATCAAATTAAGTAGTGGGTAAGTAATAAGTAGGCTAGTAGTGACAGAGGTGCCTCCTTTCTTTAGGTTATGATCATAGATGGGCCAGACGAGACAGGCGAGATGTTCGAAAGGCCTGGCAAGTTGAGCGATAAGCTCCCCAATCCGTACAGAAATGATGAGGAAGCGAAGTTCGCCAATGACGGAGGTTTACCCCCAGACCTCAGCTACATTACCAGGGCCCGACACGGTGAAGAGAACTACGTTTTTGCCATTCTGACAGGCTACTGCGACCCGCCTGCGGGATACAGCATTGCAGACAACCTCCATTACAATCCCTACTTTGCAGGAGGTGCTATCAACATGGCCCAGGCACTTTACCCTGGTATAATGGAGTATCCTGACGGTAtgctatctccctctctccttcacTCTTACTTTTATAGCTAGCAGGCACTCTTCAGTGTTTTACTTTTTCCTAATGCAGGTACCCCAGCATCCGTGCCCCAGCTTGCTAAGGATGTGACAGAGTTCCTTTCTTGGATTTCACAGCCAGAACTGAACACGAGAAAGGAGATGGGCATCAAGGTAGACTATTTTATCATACAAacaattattgttatattcaGTGTTGATATAATATAGTTGTTGCATTTAgtgtttattgtatataatataatttacttACCTCTCTTTGGCAGTTCCTTATGATAATGGCCTTGGCCATTCCCATCTCATACTACTGGAAAAGGCAAAAGTGGGCTTCAATTAAGAACATGAAGTTTGAATTCAGACCCCCCAAGCCTCCCACGAGGGAACAGTCATCAGTGAACACTCTCCGGTTCCGTAAAACAGTACCTAAGTAACCTGGACATGGCAGATAGGAAATATTTTAAAGGGTGTAGTTGTCATGGTTGTCATGGTTGTTGTCTGTTGCTGATCACACAGCACTTCTCTTATTTATACCATTCTTGCTGTTTTATATCAAGTTCCTTGCTCATGCTCATGATCCTGACTGAGTTTTATTTAGGAGTCGATCCTCCTGGTGCACTAGAGTTTCCAATATAAAGAGTGTTCtgttgaaatatataaataaatctcttCGGTCAGCAAGCTGTTCCCCGTTTATGCTGATTGAAACAGGCCTATCTGTTTCTTTAAGCAGGCCCTCGTGTCTGTTTGAGGCACCCCGCTTCTGTCACTTGCACCTACGTGTCACCATGTATGTCATTGTTACCAGACTGCCTTCATGCTCCACTCTTCAATGCTTTTCCTAGAGTTCTCGAACCTACACTAATAGACTTGCCACTTTTGTACAGAAATACTCTATAGGTTCTCATGTTATGTTGGTCTCAATTGTGACCCTGGCCCTCTTTTGTCTCCTTGTTATGAATAAAACTAACCGCCCCATTTGACTGCAATTATAGCTCTTATCATAGAGTCATTATTCATGGAAAGATAACTAATTGTTCTTTTTAGCAGTTATTGTGATTGTTATTTATTAACCCTAGTTCTTAGGCATTTGGCATACACTGGTTCATGGTTTTGGCGAAGATGTATTGCGATACGTGGTAAAACCTATAGCTCATTCCTCTGCTATTCCGTTATAGTTGAAAACTATTTTGGTTTTGTAGGCTCTATAATGCTATTTAATGGTAACACCTTTGACCACAGGTCTCTCGTAACGAGTAGAATAAGCTTTGAACAGGCCAAGTAGCTCCCTCTACCAAGTACAAACACTCCTATCCAGTAATAAACTGTCAGATTTAATCcagcacctacatgtatgtgtatgaaTGTGCAATGCTTGGGTTTGAATTGAATATCAATTATCTCTTTTTCAACAGATACTAGCTCTCAATTTGGTAGTCGTCTTGCCTCTGTAGAGCTCTGATATCAGCTTCTCACTGGCGCTTTCAGTCATCTCTAATAGGCATCacaatattgtatatacaaattACTATTTACCGCAACTGTGCTGCCTCTTTTGGGCATCAATTATAAGTTTAGTAGCGGACTTGCAGTATCAAAATGCATCTATTCAAATGCAGGGTAGCTTACCTCAGGCTTAACTGTAGTTCATTCAAAATATAAAATCTGAGCTCTCCTAGACATCACCAAAATTTACCAACCCTTTTGATATAACATATCCGTATATTTATACCAGGTGAAAGCCTGGCATTGCACAGgtgataaaaaggtttttgggtAACATGAATTTGTATGAATAGGAACTGTATAAAGCTGAGTAAcataagctagtctaaatctttactataataagagccgtgttcgtGCTTCTGTCTGGGTGTTAAGAAAATAGATTGCACTTAACGGGAATCGAACCCATACATCCGGATGCAAATAAGTCCAGCCAAGCACACTCACTAAGCCATGCATGGATGGGAATAATTGTGCTTATAATCGTTGAACATCGTGACCTCACGGCGCATCAGACTGCAAGTGTTGTTTTTGGGAAAGCCTGGCACTTATTTTTTTTCTAGTAGTTCAAGAATGTTTCTGATCATTTGCTTCTAGTAGGTCAAGCGCTGTAAGTGTGCGTATTTTAACTAATCGCTATAAACTGGACATACAACAGACAAATAAACACTtaaatttatatagatataagacgtatacatatatataatgaataagTAGTCGGGGCTACTGCTAGCTGCACTCTACACCCTGAAAAGTGCGGTGTGTTATGCCGGTAAacaactagagtgttggaacaGGTTAAAGTCACTTCCCTTTTTCCAGGTTGATGTTTCTCTCTAGAGAAACAACTTTTACAAAGATAAGTAACTTAAACCTATTCCAGCAGGCTAGTTGTttatacatatacgtatatatttgAAAGACAATATATATGAAACATTGCCTCCAAAAAAATAACCTGCAattttgacaaattttgaaaacctttatggttgttttaattttctctcttaatttatttcaaatacaccaaacacttttctcatgatatgtagtttgaaagttggaatggcaaatgttgttatatgttaaatacaaatcaatttgctgaccagacttttattacccggcaaTGCCGGTTAatagtatatgtatactaaTATTTTTAAGAGGGCTCACCGCTTGTCACCTGAAGAGCGTGGTTGTGTGAAACAGAGTTGTAATGACTTAGctaattaatttttacacttgactatattattaatatcattTCACTCATAAATTTTATGTTCAGTATAATATATTCAGTCATTTtcatatatgcatttataaaTACACATTTATATGTAGACATAAATGTATAAGATCATATAAGGTAAGGAATAGGTATTGATACAGACTAGGTCACAGTCTACTCTTTAGGTCACGGTCTACTCTTTAGGTCACGGTCTACTCTTTAGGTCACGGTCTACTCTTTAGGTCACGGTCTACTCTTTAGGTCACGGTCTACTCTTTAGGTCACGGTCTACTCTTTAGGTCACGGTCTACTCTTTAGGTCACGGTCTACTCTTTAGGTCACAGTCGACTCTTAATTCACAGTCTACTCTTTAGGTCAGTCTACTCTTTAAGTCACAATTTACTCTTTATGTCACAGTCTACTCTTTAGGTCACAGTCTACTCTTTACGTTACAGTCTACTCTTTAGGTCACAGTCTACTCTTTAGGTCACAGTCTACTCTTTAGGTCACGGTCTACTCTTTAGGTCACGGTCTACTCTTTAGGTCACAGTCTACTCTTTAGGTCACGGTCTACTCTTTAGGTCACAGTCGACTCTTAATTCACAGTCTACTCTTTAGGTCAGTCTACTCTTTAAGTCACAATTTACTCTTTAGGTCACAATCTACTCTTTAGGTCACGGTCTACTCTTTAGGTCACAGTCTACTCTTTAGGTCACAGTCTACTCTTTAGGTCACGGTCTACTCTTTAGGTCACGGTCTACTCTTTAGGTCACGGTCTACTCTTTAGGCCACAGTCTACTCTTTATGTCACAGTCTACTCTTTACGTCAATATGACTTCAAAGCAGATGAATAATTGATATCTCTACACATACAGCTATTAACTAGGTGCATGATTAGATAAACTAACTACCGTAAACTGTTAATATAAGCCACTGATGGAGTAGGGTGACCTCATCCAAAGGTTAAAAACTGCTTAACTCTTAGTTTACACTCATTTGACAGTTAGCTATGACTAGTGGTGGGGCCAGACTATCTGCATGCTGGATCTGCAAGCGGGCTGTGAAATAGTTAGCTAGTTAGCATCTTAACATTACCTGCTAGCACTGCACCCTGATTGCTGCATGCCAGCAATCATCTTAACATTACCTGCTAGCACTGCACCCTGATTGCTGCATGCCAGCAATTCACAGTGTAAGCTTGCTCAAGATCCCATCCTACTTCAGATGGCATGTCTTCCAACTTGAAGATATCTTAGAGTTGCAGATTGACAATTAACTCACGGTGTCTCAAATTTACTTTAATCTACTGTTACTATACATGGTATGaccatatatacatttatagaaGGAAATTTTTTTGTAGTCGCAATACTAAGATGGCAGCTGCAATCACTAAATAAAGTTCCTCAATGTTTCTTACAATCAACTAATATTTACTTACCAACTATTAATAATAGTCAATTGCGATGACCTGAGAGCCTAGTACATAAACCACATTTATTCCTTTCAGCAGATGGGAGAGTCAATACTTGCACATTCGAAGTCAGTGAATGTCCAGCTCTACATAGATTAATAAAAGTCTTCATTTATGAAAAAGTGGATAGATGATAAGTGGTTGTTGCTATAAATTGATTTGCTCTATGTTTAtgtgtataaaaataaaaaaaattattttcacacacATAGTGTAAAATATgcttagtttttattaaaacttatcAAACATGCATAAAAGTCAGCTAGAAATGCTTTAGAGTTTGCTGAAGCTTTAAAGAACCTGGCCGTGAGACTTTTACGCCTTGTaatgtttttgcaaaaatttagcCTCAATCTAATCTAAAATTTTCCCACTACACCCTTCCAGAAAGAAGGAAAGGCGTGGgaactcttttattacaaaaattctttactaaaaacCTCTCAAGTCTCGAGTTGTTCtcggccaaaaagaattaaaaaacgcATTTGTTCGGATTGTTGGCACAAACAGACCTGTTTTCTGTCGAGTGTTGTGGTGcttgatagtatttttaaaatcaggaaCCATAAAGTTCCTTTCCactgcttttaaataaaatgcacacctAATATCTTTTCGCCGTTTAGCTAAACTCTCGATCCCTGTATTTGCTCTTATTTCTGTAAAACTGACTTGCccctttagtttaaaaatgaaccttAAAGCGGTGTTCTGTATTTTCTCAAATCTCTTGgtatcttttttcataaacggGTCCCATACCGTGCAACCGTACTCTAAAAGTGGCCTCACCAAAGAAAAATAAGCAATCTGCCGAGTTTTTGTGTCAGCATGCTTTAAAACTCTCCTTAGCATAGGTAATGTTCTATTAGCTTTGCTTATTATTTGTACATAGTGAATTTCCCATTTCAGGTTATTTTGCAACTCAATGCCAAGATATGGATGTGAATCAACATTGTCTAAACGTTGGtcacataaaaaataacttgcttTTGAATTCGACTCTCCAACTGAAAGAACAGCACATTTAGAAACATTAAAAGTCAATTGCCACTCATTAGAATACTTTTGGAGTACCCTAAGGTCTTGTGAATTTCAATGTGAATTGAAATGTCAATGtgaatttattttttccaactaAGTATTATAggaatttttatttagtttaaagTCTTTGTTATCAACGTATTCGTCTAAATTAACGAAAACTTGGATTAGTAGTGTGGGCCATTGTTTTAGCGCACACATTTCTCAGTGTCTGCTTTcaactatatattttatttgtacattcTCTCTAAATTCCTGTTGTGTTTCTATCTATTTAAATAATTGCATGGACATATACTCTTacaaaaagcattaaaaatcCAGTATGGTATGTTGGTTAAAAATGCCTAAACTAAATTGTACATacaatttacatacatgtactaattaattcAGTAAACATCTTTTACaactaccgaagagatttggtAGCACTACatcaatataaactatatttcgaatacatatacatgtaccatgatttagcctgtcttgacaaacttgtttttgcggagttgttcccccccCCGGCAAGCAAACCGacgctgttgttttgctcgttCCGCTCGCCGGGGAGGGGGccaactctgcaaaaacaacagtttgtcaaaacaGGCTAACCATGATTTATGAGCGTTGCTACTTGTTACCCAAACTAAGAAGGTCGTCACAAACTACATGTTGTCAGTTGCAGTGGATGCATAACTTTATGAACGAAAGTCCGTATGAGATTTTTTGAAGTTAAGGTGAAGGTCGCTACGTTGGGCGTCTTCAGTAGTGCGTTTATCTGGGTCCGCATAACTACCTTCAGTCTTTGTGGCGGTTTTTCAGTCACTCCCCACTTAACATCACTGaactttttatgtttatattaggAGAGGTATTCGACTTGAAGATTAACTGGCAGGATTTTAAAGTGACATTTGCATGTAACAATATAACCATGATATACCAGCtttcagcaatgattttaaTGTTGGAAatccaaaaaacttttttaaagacGAAAAGACTTGCGGTGTAAGCTCAAAGCTGTGACATGGGGAGATTTTGTTGACAAAACATAGGTGTATGAATTACAATGTCAACGGTGATGATTAGACAACCAGTAAACTCAGGTCAAAAGCACTTCTGTTGGCTGACATTTTCCTCACCTATTTGCAATATATTGCAAtaacattgtatatatacaatgttttGGTTACCCAACATGACAGATAAATATATACCGAAAAGGTTGGTGTTGTATTTATATGTCTCAGTGTTAATTTTCTGTCGGTGGTTATAGATCTGCACTAGTTGGTTTATGCGTATCATTTTTGGAGTGCGCCAGTGAATACTTCATCCTTTgttcaagttgaaaatttaaatattgtCTGTAAAACTTAGCTATTCTTGGACGTCATCTATGGAGAAAGTGCAATATGTGGGGGATGTGGTTAGTGGCgccgatatggaaaccagatcTACAAAGATCAAAGTGGTAAAGGAATGGCCTGTGTATTAACACACAAATCTGATGTCCAGTCCTTTCTGGGCACTTGTGAATACTACTatagttttattgaaagttGTGCTCCCCTATTTCAGCTCCTTAGCCAGTTGAGCTCATGCCAAGCTTGGTTCTGTAGGATGAATGTCAGTGTTCCTTCCACACTCTCAAGCAGTATTTTGTGATGGCACCTGTGATGGCTTACTTGAAGTCATTCATTTTGGACACGGCTGCCAGCTAATAACATTGCAGCAGTCCTATCCCAAAAACAACGGAGTTGAGAAGCAGTGGTCGCGAATTATTCTAAAATGCACTTTTAAGAAATTAATTAGTGCATAACCCAGTGGGAATTACTGTTTGTTGTGAAAGccctaaaacatttttgtccaCAATTGTATATTTGGAGATTTGAAATATGCACAGATCATGCCAATTTGACATGGTTCCCTTGAGAATTGGCTCCAACAATTTTACTCGCCTGATGACATGAAAGTTCCTCAGAATTTGAGTTCACATTACAGCATTACAAGTTGTTGAAACACAATACCGATAGACTAGGTTGacagattttctaaaactgCAAGCATTGTCAATAGTACATTGCCTATAAGAAATGCAATGCCAGAACAGCACATTCACACAGGTATGGTGTCGAGAATCTCTTAAGAGTGACAACAACTTTACCAGGGTTCAGCAGACGGATGAGTACTTTAGTGTCATCAAACACAAGTTCCTAGATCAAAAATGTTTCTCAGATCAACATTTAGGATGGCCATCAAAAAACTTCTGAAATTGTGAGATCGTCTGAGGCAAGATGGGTCTGGTATGAGTAAAGTTACCCTGTCCAAGGAAAGCAAACCAGAAAGTTGATAGGCCTCCAGGTAAAGCAAGAGGAGATGATGGAAGCTGCTCACCGTGCAAGACCCTGTTTTTAATCTACCAGAAGTAGCACTAGCCAGACATGGTAAGCTATGTCTGAAAGTATGTACAGGGCCCAATCCACCCAGCATTGACATCTAGTTGGTAAAAATAAGTTGAGCATTGAAAAACCATggcaaattgtagctatagatTTATGTGGACCCTTTTTAAAAATGTCAGAAGGCAACACCAAAATTTTGGTTTCTTCCAACCGCTTTACCAATGGTGTTCCAATCTATAGTAGGCAGGTTTGTGTATTAGGCATAGATGAGTGTTTATCTATACTCTTTGTTGTAACACAGACATATTCAAAGACATAATTTTAGTCAGCCacgtttaaaaatttttgtaagCTATAGAGTTGCCAAAAAGATCCACTGTATTTCATAAAACCCGCAAGG of the Watersipora subatra chromosome 4, tzWatSuba1.1, whole genome shotgun sequence genome contains:
- the LOC137392860 gene encoding cytochrome c1, heme protein, mitochondrial-like isoform X2 — protein: MAGWSPLKKIAASLLGVAGAGAGLAAYNFEHHPVQAADLLLHSPKLDWHFHKTFGSYDVNSLRRGYLVYKNVCKACHSVKYLAFREMVDVFMTEDEAKAEAEEVMIIDGPDETGEMFERPGKLSDKLPNPYRNDEEAKFANDGGLPPDLSYITRARHGEENYVFAILTGYCDPPAGYSIADNLHYNPYFAGGAINMAQALYPGIMEYPDGTPASVPQLAKDVTEFLSWISQPELNTRKEMGIKFLMIMALAIPISYYWKRQKWASIKNMKFEFRPPKPPTREQSSVNTLRFRKTVPK
- the LOC137392860 gene encoding uncharacterized protein isoform X1, coding for MGSKLQSILTNNKVVVHGCSGMAGWSPLKKIAASLLGVAGAGAGLAAYNFEHHPVQAADLLLHSPKLDWHFHKTFGSYDVNSLRRGYLVYKNVCKACHSVKYLAFREMVDVFMTEDEAKAEAEEVMIIDGPDETGEMFERPGKLSDKLPNPYRNDEEAKFANDGGLPPDLSYITRARHGEENYVFAILTGYCDPPAGYSIADNLHYNPYFAGGAINMAQALYPGIMEYPDGTPASVPQLAKDVTEFLSWISQPELNTRKEMGIKFLMIMALAIPISYYWKRQKWASIKNMKFEFRPPKPPTREQSSVNTLRFRKTVPK